One Deinococcus sp. LM3 genomic region harbors:
- a CDS encoding acetylornithine/succinylornithine family transaminase, whose translation MTGAPTHPQSKWLEAELKYDSRVVGKHEVVMTRGLGATVWDESGRSYIDCVAGYGVANVGHSHPDVVRAVKDQVDRLMVMPQSLPNDKRAEFLTELVGVTPAGLDRVFLCNSGTEAMEAAKKFAITGTGRKRFVSMKRGFSGRSLGALAFTWEPKYREPFGDAVDNRNVDFVTFGNIEELRAAVTEETAAVILEAVQGEGGVRPATLEFMQEARRITQEKGALLILDEIQTGFCRTGKFFAAEHYGIVPDGMTLAKAMGGGIPIGAFVMTQDVADRMPAGGHGGTFGGNPIAMAAGVATIRAMKREGMAEQAREKGEYFMERLRAIQSPKIREVRGLGLMIGVELKEKSAPYIHALEHDEGVLALQATPLVVRFLPPITISREQIDAVVAAFERVLSSVNPRAERQAQLAAQAAAGETAQGEAIQTE comes from the coding sequence ATGACTGGAGCACCCACCCACCCGCAGAGCAAGTGGCTTGAAGCCGAACTGAAGTACGACAGCCGCGTCGTCGGCAAGCACGAGGTCGTCATGACGCGCGGTCTGGGCGCGACCGTCTGGGACGAATCGGGCCGCTCGTACATCGACTGCGTGGCCGGGTACGGCGTCGCGAACGTCGGCCACAGCCACCCGGACGTCGTGCGCGCCGTCAAGGACCAGGTGGACCGCCTGATGGTCATGCCGCAGAGCCTCCCCAACGACAAGCGCGCCGAATTCCTGACCGAACTGGTCGGCGTGACGCCCGCCGGACTGGACCGCGTGTTCCTGTGCAACAGCGGCACCGAGGCCATGGAGGCCGCCAAGAAGTTCGCCATCACCGGCACGGGCCGTAAGCGCTTCGTGAGCATGAAACGCGGCTTCTCGGGCCGCAGCCTGGGCGCGCTGGCGTTCACCTGGGAACCCAAGTACCGCGAGCCCTTCGGGGACGCCGTGGACAACCGCAACGTGGACTTCGTGACCTTCGGGAACATCGAGGAACTCCGCGCCGCCGTCACCGAGGAGACGGCCGCCGTGATCCTGGAAGCCGTGCAGGGCGAGGGCGGCGTGCGACCCGCCACCCTGGAATTCATGCAGGAAGCCCGCCGCATCACGCAGGAGAAGGGCGCGCTGCTGATCCTCGACGAGATCCAGACCGGCTTCTGCCGCACCGGGAAGTTCTTCGCCGCTGAGCATTACGGCATCGTCCCCGACGGCATGACGCTGGCCAAGGCCATGGGCGGCGGCATTCCCATCGGCGCGTTCGTCATGACCCAGGACGTCGCGGACCGCATGCCGGCCGGCGGGCACGGCGGCACCTTCGGCGGCAACCCCATCGCCATGGCGGCGGGCGTGGCGACCATCCGCGCCATGAAACGCGAGGGCATGGCCGAACAGGCCCGCGAGAAGGGCGAGTACTTCATGGAACGCCTGCGCGCCATCCAGAGCCCCAAGATCCGCGAGGTGCGCGGCCTGGGCCTGATGATCGGCGTGGAACTCAAGGAGAAGAGCGCGCCGTACATTCACGCGCTGGAACACGACGAGGGTGTGCTGGCCCTCCAGGCCACCCCGCTGGTCGTGCGTTTCCTGCCGCCCATCACCATCAGCCGCGAGCAGATCGACGCGGTCGTGGCCGCCTTCGAGCGCGTACTGAGCAGCGTGAACCCCCGCGCCGAACGGCAGGCCCAGCTGGCCGCGCAGGCCGCCGCCGGCGAGACCGCGCAGGGCGAGGCCATCCAGACCGAGTAG
- a CDS encoding DMT family transporter: protein MTRRDALEMFLLSAFWGVSFLLIRLSGEVFPPVWVALLRSVFGALVLIGALRLGRHALPPARLWKPLLLVALFNNVIPWSFFAWGEQTVSSNIAAIINATTPLFALLIGLTLRDTRLHGLTLGGVLLGMAGVALTVSGGLGGGHATLHGVIILLLASLGYAVATTIAKRTLGGLNPVGLATTQLGLSSVILLPVALIGPAPAPLTLSAVGAVAFLGVVGSGLAYLLYYGLLARVSPTQVTAVTYALPVWGLGWAALAGEPVGALSVAGVLVVLAGLGLINLPPRPRPLPA from the coding sequence ATGACCCGCCGCGACGCGCTGGAGATGTTCCTGCTGTCCGCCTTCTGGGGCGTGTCGTTCCTGCTGATCCGCCTGAGCGGCGAGGTGTTCCCGCCCGTGTGGGTGGCGCTGCTGCGGTCGGTGTTCGGGGCGCTGGTCCTGATCGGGGCGTTGCGGCTGGGCCGTCACGCGCTGCCGCCCGCGCGCCTGTGGAAACCGCTGCTGCTGGTCGCGCTGTTCAACAACGTGATTCCCTGGTCGTTCTTCGCGTGGGGCGAACAGACCGTCAGCAGCAACATCGCGGCGATCATCAACGCGACCACGCCGCTGTTCGCGCTGCTGATCGGCCTGACCCTGCGCGACACCCGCCTGCACGGGCTGACGCTGGGCGGCGTGCTGCTGGGCATGGCGGGCGTGGCCCTCACGGTGTCCGGCGGGCTGGGCGGCGGGCACGCCACGCTGCACGGGGTGATCATCCTGCTGCTCGCCAGCCTGGGCTACGCGGTCGCCACGACCATCGCCAAGCGCACCCTGGGCGGCCTGAACCCGGTCGGACTGGCGACCACGCAACTGGGCCTCAGCAGCGTCATCCTGCTGCCGGTCGCGCTGATCGGCCCGGCGCCCGCCCCGCTCACCCTGAGTGCCGTGGGCGCGGTGGCGTTCCTGGGCGTGGTGGGCAGCGGCCTGGCGTACCTGCTGTACTACGGCCTGCTGGCGCGCGTGTCACCCACCCAGGTCACGGCCGTCACGTACGCGCTGCCGGTGTGGGGCCTGGGCTGGGCGGCCCTGGCCGGGGAACCGGTGGGGGCGCTGTCGGTGGCGGGCGTGCTGGTGGTGCTGGCGGGGCTGGGGTTGATCAACCTGCCGCCGCGCCCCAGACCTCTACCAGCCTGA
- a CDS encoding pyridoxamine 5'-phosphate oxidase family protein, giving the protein MTGFYDPAQRDPSVGRRPQNRRDDAWIEGLLLRVPLGRVATVYRGEDGRVWPFVTPLAFAYRPEWCDLVYHTNVVGRLRANTEQGEVQGHPATFEVTETGALLPSNSPLELSVQYRSVIVFGTARVLHGEDARAALTTLSERVFPGLRVGMHTRPITDADLARTGVYSLSIERWSGKENWAGGAAQEEGWPALPAHLAAPFVLGGRA; this is encoded by the coding sequence GTGACCGGTTTCTACGACCCCGCGCAGCGCGACCCCAGCGTGGGCCGCCGCCCGCAGAACCGCCGGGACGACGCCTGGATCGAGGGGCTGCTGCTGCGCGTACCGCTGGGCCGCGTGGCGACCGTGTACCGGGGCGAGGACGGGCGCGTCTGGCCGTTCGTGACCCCGCTGGCCTTCGCGTACCGCCCGGAATGGTGTGACCTCGTGTACCACACGAACGTCGTGGGCCGCCTGCGGGCCAACACCGAGCAGGGCGAGGTGCAGGGCCACCCCGCCACGTTCGAGGTCACCGAGACCGGCGCGCTGCTGCCCAGCAACTCCCCGCTGGAACTGAGCGTGCAGTACCGCAGCGTGATCGTGTTCGGCACCGCCCGCGTCCTGCATGGCGAGGATGCCCGCGCGGCCCTGACCACCCTCAGCGAGCGGGTCTTTCCGGGCCTGCGCGTGGGCATGCACACCCGGCCCATCACGGACGCCGACCTGGCCCGCACCGGCGTCTATTCCCTGAGCATCGAACGCTGGAGCGGCAAGGAGAACTGGGCGGGCGGTGCCGCGCAGGAGGAAGGCTGGCCCGCCCTGCCCGCGCACCTCGCCGCGCCGTTCGTGCTGGGGGGCCGCGCATGA
- a CDS encoding DJ-1/PfpI family protein has product MTDPATVPSRPPLTRTVGILIFDGIEVLDLGGPFEVLSVATRLAGRDGEAAPFQPVLIGASDAPAVGRGGFRVLPHATLDDHPPLDVLIVPGGVMDAPLADPRVRDWVRSQAARVDVLASICTGAFLLADVGLLDGRRVTTHWEDQADLQAQFPALTVMPDVAWVDTGAVVTSGGISAGIDMTLHLVERLHSRALAERTARQMEFRPTGQGLLDGVTP; this is encoded by the coding sequence ATGACTGATCCCGCCACCGTCCCGTCCCGCCCTCCCCTGACCCGCACGGTCGGCATCCTGATCTTCGACGGGATCGAGGTGCTGGACCTAGGCGGCCCCTTCGAGGTCCTGAGTGTCGCCACGCGGCTGGCCGGGCGGGACGGCGAGGCGGCTCCGTTCCAGCCGGTCCTGATCGGCGCGTCGGACGCCCCGGCGGTCGGGCGCGGAGGGTTCCGGGTCCTTCCGCACGCCACGCTGGACGACCACCCGCCGCTGGATGTGCTGATCGTGCCGGGCGGCGTGATGGACGCGCCCCTGGCCGACCCGCGCGTGCGCGACTGGGTGCGCTCGCAGGCCGCGCGGGTGGATGTGCTGGCGTCGATCTGCACCGGCGCGTTCCTGCTCGCAGATGTCGGCCTGCTGGACGGGCGGCGCGTCACCACCCACTGGGAGGATCAGGCAGACCTTCAGGCGCAGTTCCCGGCGCTGACGGTCATGCCGGACGTCGCCTGGGTAGACACGGGCGCGGTCGTCACATCCGGCGGGATCAGCGCGGGCATCGACATGACCCTGCACCTCGTCGAGCGGCTGCACTCGCGCGCGCTGGCCGAACGCACCGCCCGGCAGATGGAATTCCGCCCGACGGGCCAGGGGCTGCTGGACGGGGTGACCCCGTGA